From the genome of Oryza glaberrima chromosome 1, OglaRS2, whole genome shotgun sequence:
AACCTGCAAAAATGTTTAAAGATGTTATAGATAAATTGGTCGGCAAAGATAATTTGTAGCCTCATGAAGTCATGAGGCTTATTACCTTCTGTGACTCCATCAAGTTCTTAAGCAGCATAGTATTCTCGACACCTTTGGATGTCAATGATCCAGACTGCAAGAGAGTCTCATCAAAGGTCAGGTGAGTACCCTGAGGTAACTGTAAAACTCCTGTAACCAATCTGCAGCAAAATTTAGGTGGGGTTATGTTAAAAGTGATTGTTGAATGATGAAAACATCAGGAGTAACAAATTCTTCATAAGACAAACAATATGTACCTTCCTGATTGGTTGTCCTTTCTAGGCTGAAGTGTGGCTGTGTTGAGATACTCAATTGACAGAGGAATAACTTGTGAATATGGTAGTAGCCTCTGGAACAAATTATTTAGCTGGTTTCCAAATATAGAAACACTCTCTCTGTTAAAGCCAGTGAAATTCAAGGAGAGCCTACCAACGGTAACCACATCCACCTTATTACGAAGCTGCATGGAGATTGAGAACCAATAACTTAGTAAACTAATATGAACTGTTTTTAGCAGTTAcaatgcaaagaaaacaacttGATGTAGTATAGATCAGCTGTGTTAGTGATATGACGTACTCTGGATAGAAGATGCAACAGTAAACATTGAGCTGCCAGTTCATCTTTCCCTAATACCAGAGTAAAATGTGAGAGCAAAGATTGCCGAATTCCCCTTAGCAGGATTGGTGATGGctgcatgataaaaaaaattgggattAGTTATTTTAAATCAACGCTAAAACTGTTAAACCAACTTCTGCATTCAAGATTCAGTGCTATGTACCTCAACCGCAGGAGGCCTTGGTAGAAAATCATGAGCAGATAAGTTTCTCCATACCAAGCAGTGAAGACGGGGAACCTGTACAAATATTTACAAGCATTAGAAgtcagaaaaaaatacaaatatgaaTACACTTTCTTTTCATTGTTAGATATGAAATTGATCACTATGTAGTATGTACTTTTGATGCATGTACCTTACTGGGAGGCAGCTGAGCGGTTACATCTTCCATAAGGTCAAACATTATATCATCCGAATTATCGTTAGGAGCAGCAAGTTCAGGGTCAAATGTATATACACCTATGAACTCAGAAACATCGTTCAGTTTCACCTGACTTTCAGGCATATCATACACCTGCAAAGAATAGTTCAATCCGTaaaccatagaaaaaaaaaagattgaataGAATGCATTTCATGCAGAAAGCTTAGGAGCTCTACCTTCACTAGGCAGGAAAAGGAGCTTCCAGGAATATGATGATCTCCCCCATTCATCTCTGGGACAAGATGTTCTTCATTCATTGACATTTCTACTGAACTATTTGAGATCTTGACACCATCATCCTTCTGAGGAAAAGTAAGGCAGTTTAAATCAGATTCCCAGTCAGCTAACTGTATGGATTAGATTTAGCATGAAACCAAGCAATTTGGAGAAGCATATATGCCATAAATCTACTAAGACATTTAAGTTATCCTACTTTATTAGCATGCAGAATTAATCTACAACCAAGCAAGGCAGTTGCGAGACTGTGTAAATGTTAGGAGACTACTAGGAAAGAAAAATCAATCTTCCTTCTTACCGTCTTCTTGCTGGATGAAGAAGTCTCTCCACTACCACTTTCTGAAACCTGCATCAGTCAACTCATTAGACGACAATACTACTTGTTAGGCAGCAAAGTGTCAAAAGAAACCATTGCAACAAACTTAGCAAAAGCTTACATCCATGGCGTCATTATCTGCacccctcttccttttctccctTTGTTCAGATGTGAAGCAGCTTGCTATTCTGCGCAAGTCAGGGCCAGGGGACGACTCGCGTGTCCAAGAATTTTGTCCAGGCACCTGAAATAAACCAATGGCATTGTCCAGGTTGAATTCCAACATAAGCTGCTTATCAGCAATGAGTAAGACTAGGATTAATAGCAAATGAGCAGCAGGTGCTCTTGGAAGCGGCAACATACAGGCACACAGTGGAAAAGATGGCGCTCCCAGAGATGTGAATCACAAGGGTGTGGCATTGAGAACGGCGAGGAATCGGAGAATTTGTTTGTCCTCCAAGTGGAGCCATCCTACACAAATAATGGTTCAAAATAAGCATAACAAGCACTAAAATGCAGCTTTACATTAACTTATGCACTAAATTCCAATACCTTGAAAGCACCAACATAGAACTCGTTCCCGAGCATGTCCTGAACCATCCCCCGGAACCGAACAAGGGTATTCGGCTTGATCAATCCAAGATTTGATTCATCCAACACCGGAACCTGGAAAGGAAAATATTCCCACATTCCGTCATTCCCTGAACTTCCTAAGATTCATTTACACCCACAATACAAAAtatcctctttctctcttttttttgggacaagcTCAACATAAACATATGTGACATTCTAAGTATCTGAATTGAAATGTTTGCAAGAACAGCAAAAGGCAGTTATCTTTCACCCAACTTAGATCTGAGAGCATAGTACTTCCTAACCACATCTACTGATGATTCCAAATTTACCCTAAGAAAACCTTTAATCTCCCCGTCTCATATTCATTATAGACATTCAAAGATCACTAACTTTGACGATATTAGGGTTTCAGCGATCTACCAAATAACATCATTTTCAGAAATCGACAGCTGCGGCAACCATCAacacggggggggggggggggggggggatcagACTTCTTACCTTGTCAAGCCCGCCTTGCTCGAAGAGAAAGGAGCGGAACACCTCGGTGGCGCCCCAGTCTTTCCCCCGGAACGCCGCCACCGGCTCGTGCCCAccggactccgccgccgccctctcgaAGGTGGAGCGCACCGCCCCCAGGGGGTTCCCGACGAGGTCGTACTGCGGCCCCaccatcctccctctccctctcctcgctctctctctctctctcgttggGGAGATTGGGGAGCGGAGCAATGGCGGGAGAAGTGGTGaggtgaggagggagaggagttaTAGCGGGTGGGGTTTTCGCGCcactggcggcggcgcttcCCGCCGttttctccccctcttcccGCCAATGCGCGCCTCTCCTGGTACTTGGACCTTGGTGCGTCTATTGGGCCTAATGGGCCGTCCTAGCATTCGGCACGGGAGTGAGGCCCGTCTGCGGGTGCGCGCTGCTGCCGGGCCGAGATGCCTCCGGCCCATATGAGGCCTGCTTATTGGTTAGCGATCCAAATctggaaaaagtccactttgactcccttaaatgtacaacgaatctaattcgtaccccCTCAACCAGAAAATCGGTTAGAACGACTCCCCCAATTACTAAAACCGGTACAAATTGACTCTCTCGGTGGTTTTGTAggacggttttgctgacgtggcgctgatgtggcgaTACCAACCCAGTCTTCATtccacgtggcgctgacgtggcgataCTAATCCGGTCTTCATTCcgcgtggcgcctacgtggcattagaattaaaaaatatctgTGGGACCCATCTATcattcacacataaaatatatcgtgggacccaccgacatgtgggacccactgacatgtggggcccaccgacatcctttctccttcccttcttcttcctcctccctccctcctctcttttctctcccccttttctcttccccatTCGGACGCATcagtggcggcagcggccgggTGGATTGGCGATGGATCTAGGCGGCATGGCCGCGGCCCCTGCGCCCCCCCCTCTTCTGGGCGTCGGTTTCCTCGCCTTGTGTGATAACTAATACTCCCACTAGCTACTACTACATCACTAGCTTAGCTAATGACGTCGCCAAGCAACCAACAACACTAAATTAACCAACTAAAtacaagctaattaagctagtgtCATCGTCAtgttgcctagctagctagctagctaattactaCTCCGGTGAGTGGATGGCGCCATGCTGCCAtggcggcgcagcagcggcagcacaTGTCCATGtcagcgtcgtcgtcgctggTGACGAGCCTGAGCAACTCACGCGAGGGGAGCCCCGGCCGCGGTAGTGGCCTTCCAGAGggtgtcggcgacggcgatgtcCGCGGTGGAGTGCACCGGGACGATGGCGACGCCGTCCTTGCTGGAAGGGAGATTCGGGCGGGGCGGGAGCTCACGGCGGCGGTCAAGCCTGAACGCGTTCGACATCATCTCCTTCTCTCCAGCAActccagcgccggcggcggaggtggagctgTACCGCCGCGGCAGCCGCACCCGGCATCCGAacttcccaccgccgccgtcgcctcgctgCAGGATACGCGACAACAGCGACCGCGGTGACTGGCAGCTCTCGATGCCGCCGCAGCGCCGCTCTGCCCTGCCTTCgcgccggccttctccaccCACCACTGCCCACGGCTTCACGCgctcccttgccgccctccgctCCGCCATCCGTTGCCTCGGCAAGTTCTccgcgctgctcgccgacgggaagagagagagagagataagggagagagagggggaggaagaaaggTCGGAAAGAGAATGatatgtggaccccacatgtcagtggatcctattataatttttgtgtgtgaataATAAATGggtcccatatatatatttttaaatctaatcTTACATCAGCGCCACATGGGacgaagaccaagtcaacactgccacgtcagcgccacgtcagcaaaaccgccctccaaaaccaccgagagaGTCGATTTGTACCAGTTTTAGTAATTGGAGGAGTCGTTCTAACCGGTTTTCTGGTTAAGGGGTACgaatcagattcgttgtacatttaagggagtcaaagtggactttttcctccaaatcttgCGCACGCGTTGACCGTTAGATCTAATCGTGTGGTTCAGATCAAGTTGTGGAACGTGACTGAGTGAAGTATATTTTACACATAGGCCCttcaattaatttcataatattGCTAGAGAGCGCGGGCCGATGGTTGAGCCGTccaagagcggcggcggcgcggcgctccggcgagcggcggccggagtcgcTCTCCCGGTTGGCGTTGTGTATGTGATAGAAGGCCAGGAACCCGCGCCATTGCTCTTCTCAACAGGAGCAGGTGAGATCTCTGACCTGTCAACGGCaaggtcgtcttcctcgtcatgGACCTTCTTTCCCTCCCATGGCGTCGCCCACCTCCGAGGTCTGTACACTCCATAAAccaacctctcctcctcccatgaCGCAGCGTTGCCGGATCTACGCCCTCCAGAGTCTGAACCCCTCCGAATCCTCTCCGTTGCGTGTCTCTGGGGTAAAGTAGGCTATGGAGGAGCAACTTGCTTTCTATTTACTTCGGATGCTAAGATTGTTCGTCTCAAATTGCTAATACATTTCGCATAAAGAAATTGCTAATACATGCCTCcagatgcctttttttttctcaagtcaTCCTACTGAGTTGGCGACTAGTAGGTGTTAATTGCTGCTAGTTTTCCTACTGAACATACCTAACAATACTGTTATGGGTGAATTTTTGTAGGCTCAGATTTTCTTACTGAAGAAATAACAGAAGCAATCGATGGAATAACTCAACAACATCTCAGGTGTGCTCCGAACCTCACTGCCAAAGCAAAATTCTATTGTTTTCACTAGTAAGCAAGTGTTACCTATAAATCACACATGCCAACTCGTTGATTCAGAACATCACTAGTATGTAATGTAAACTCTGTATATCAGTATATGATGTGTGCATCCTACTGGCTTGTGTAACTCTAAAGTAAATAAATATAACACCATTATCACCCATACTTACAGTGATTCAAATATTATCTTGCGACAACACTGACATGGCCCTGATTACAATAATGCACTGCAAGTGACCTTGATACAGAAAAAAGTTTATTTCAATACATGATACAGAGGGCTCTCTGTCTTACTGTAGCCTGTTTTCTAATGGGTATTCCCCATGATACTACAACAGCAATGGCCAACCCAAGGCCGAATCCCTATCCAGAAAAGAGGAACAACACAATATCTACGGATTTCTTCTTGGAAGGGATCACATTCAGAATTGTCATGTTGATGCAACCTTTAGATAGCGGAGGACCACACAAATCATTATTCCCCAGAAATGAGCTGTTGGTGAATGTCGAGAAATGAAGTGATTCAGGTATTTTTCCCTCAAGCTTGTTGTAGGATAGGTTTAGCATTTCGAGGAAGTCCAAGGATGCTAATTCTTGTGGAATGACTCCTGAAAGCTGATTTGAAGATAGATCCAAAGCTTCCAGCTGCTTCAGCCCACCAAGTTGAGATGGAATTGGCCCAGTGAGGAAGTTATGTGACATATTTATCCCATGAGTTAAAACAAGTTCCCCAACAATTTCTGGGATGCTACCATTGAATGCATTATTGGAGAAATCAATGAATACAAGGGTTCTTAGTATTTGAGCAAGTGTGGTGTCATGACCTTTGTATGTGAGTGAGGCTTTTTATCTATATACTAGTCCTACACTTGGCACAGCATGATCCATGACCAATGATGTATTTGTGTCTATATGTAGCATCGACTCCAACTTCTTAAACCACTTGTCTTTGGGCAACGGACCAGAGAAGTTATTTGAGGATATGTCAATAATTATTGCATTTGGAAATGCACATGTGCTTTCTTCATCGGTGAGAGATTGAACGACATGTCCAAATAGCTTATTGGATTTCAGTACAAGCACTTGGAGTCTACGAAGTTTACTCATCCAACATGGGAAAATGTCATTTATTTGATTGTTCCCAGCATCAAGGATCTCCAAATTTTGACAAGCAAGTAGGGATCTGGGTAGCTGTCCTTCAATCCTATTGCCACTAAAATATAGTGCATGAAATGAGCAGCCTTCCTTTATAGTATCTGGGATCTCCCCATCGAGTTGATTTGCATTTAGATTTAATATTTGTATTCCATTAACGTTCTCGATCAAACAAGATGGTATTGAGCCACTAAAGTTGTTGTTAGAGAGATCAAGGTATTGTAATTCAGTTGCAGTACAGAAAGATGGTGGGATTTCTCTGGAGAAGTTGTTTCCAGGGGCATTGAAAAGTGTGACATGACTAAGATGGGCAATGAAATTAAAAGGAATCGATGAGAACATGTTGTTTGAGTAATCTAGCAATCTTGCAGAACCTTGAGGTATAGGTATAGTCCCCTCAAACATGTTGTTGCTAAGATCAAGCCAATCAATTTGTAAAGGAATAAAAGGGTTAGATCCAACACTAGTAAATTTATTATGTGCTAAAATCAAACTAGCAACGCCAGAATCATTCCAAGACTCCCATGCCCACGATGGTATAGCCCCATGGATTTGGTTTTTTGAAAGGTCGAGCCAAAGGAGTTCATCTTGACTCCTCAAGAAATCAGGGAATTTAGTGATGTTGCAACCCGATAAAGCTAATATTTGTAGTTTAGGGATGTGTGTTGATGAAGAATTGACTTTTCCATCCACCACCACAAGATTATTATCAGATATATCCAAGTAACGGAGGTGTTGTAGTCCCCATAATGATGCAAGTTTCATTGTACCGACAAGATTGTTTGAATTAAGGAAGAGTGTGCTCAGATTGGTGAAGTTTGAGATATGTTGTGGTAGTTTTCCTGAAAAGTTGCATTCATACAACACTAATTTTCTCAATTTCGTTAACTTACCTAAAAAAGAAGGGATAGATCCAGTTAGACCACACCTAGAGAATTGAAGGATTGTTAAAGAGGTAAGGTTTGTGATCCATGATGGTATGGTTCCTACTATTGTTGTTCCAGAAATCTCCAACGAATTCAATGATTTAAGCCACCCGATTGATGAGGGCAGCTCCCCTGAAAACTGACTTGCACCGACGCCAAGGTTCTTCAAATATTTGAGATTTCCAATGGAACTTGGTATTTCACCGTAGAAACTAGTCTCAGTGACAAATATATTTTCCAAATTACTAGCAACTGAGAAATTTGGTAACGAACCAGATAGTTCAACATTGTAGCTAAGATCAACTGTTACTAATTTCTTGTGTTGGAAGATTAATGGAGATACCTGTCCTTGAAGA
Proteins encoded in this window:
- the LOC127785829 gene encoding mini-chromosome maintenance complex-binding protein, with the translated sequence MVGPQYDLVGNPLGAVRSTFERAAAESGGHEPVAAFRGKDWGATEVFRSFLFEQGGLDKVPVLDESNLGLIKPNTLVRFRGMVQDMLGNEFYVGAFKDGSTWRTNKFSDSSPFSMPHPCDSHLWERHLFHCVPVPGQNSWTRESSPGPDLRRIASCFTSEQREKRKRGADNDAMDVSESGSGETSSSSKKTKDDGVKISNSSVEMSMNEEHLVPEMNGGDHHIPGSSFSCLVKVYDMPESQVKLNDVSEFIGVYTFDPELAAPNDNSDDIMFDLMEDVTAQLPPSKVPRLHCLVWRNLSAHDFLPRPPAVEPSPILLRGIRQSLLSHFTLVLGKDELAAQCLLLHLLSRLRNKVDVVTVGRLSLNFTGFNRESVSIFGNQLNNLFQRLLPYSQVIPLSIEYLNTATLQPRKDNQSGRLVTGVLQLPQGTHLTFDETLLQSGSLTSKGVENTMLLKNLMESQKVEYDFEFYKLEMATDVQLLILSEGKSNILPSDLIVPFRPSSVPAVNASSEELESWRWYLATVRSLPQSTETDTYQMIQDEMVNAMRDDRSLGCSELSRWLTMAQIMAASFGEKSLSMEHWQMVKELERLRKERLQ